DNA sequence from the Lycium barbarum isolate Lr01 chromosome 5, ASM1917538v2, whole genome shotgun sequence genome:
GTAGGGGCAAGACCATACACCATAATAGGGGCAAGACCAATATCTTCTTCCAGGGTTACTTTTTGACCAAGAAGTATGCATTTGCAACAAATTTCCATGTTTGCATTGCACTACGGCTTTGAGCATTGGATCAGCCTCGTCCATACACAATCGACTCAAGTCAATTTTTTCCATTACAAACCCTAACAAGTGATAAACGAACATATGTGAGCAAGAATTGGAGAAGAAATTTGAAACCCTAAATTTGATATGAACAAAATTATACTAATAAACACTAAATTAAACTAACCACTTTCCACTACAAGTAATTACGTCACAAATGGGGGAGATTGCGTCCTTAAAAATGGCTGAAACGAATTTGGCCAAATATGGTGATGGGTCGGGTAAGAATAAATAAAGGGAGGAAGAAGAAGTTACCGTTGGGATTTAATATTTTGATCCGGATTTAATTTTTTGCCCATGTGGACTGCCATGTGGCTATTTAATACACGTTGGCGTCGAAGTTTTTGAGTTGCAACGCGCCTCACTGCGGTGTAGTCACGCACTTGTCCAGCTCAGTATTTAGGGGGGTAAATAGTATAGTTAAAAAAGGTCCAGGGGGGTGATAGGACCCCTGCAAAGGTTGAGTGTGCAGTTTAAATTTCGACCAAACGTTGGAGGCTCATTTGGCTATTTTCTCTAAATATTATGATAATTGTTACTTCACAGTAGTGATTGAAAAGATTTGACAAATGCTCAGGCATATTTACTGTATTCGTGCGGTGCATATTTACAGTAGTTCGTCATATAACTCGAATGTGTTGTGAACTGCAATGGTGAAATGTCTTCGTAGTCAGAACGGCATGAACTAAAGCGTTAACAGTACACAACCGCTCTATGGCACTATGGCAAGCTTGAGGTTTGGCTCATAATGGGATAATTAGGTACACTCTTTAGACACTGAAATATCGACGGACTTCAGAAGCAATAATAGACAAGTACACTGTAGTTGAACAGCACTCTGCTAGGACCTCTTGGTGGCGAGAAGTGTGTAGGTGTTTTGGAAAGTGTGATGTCCAGTCAAGGACGCTTTGATTTCATAATTGGAAGTCTATGTATACAATAAAGAGCACAGGCCTGGGATTTGGTACTTTCTTTGATTTTGCCAAGGACTGGTGAACCATGGGAAGAGAATCGACTTCAATGTAAGGCATCCATATGATTCCAACGCCTAAACCAATCTACTAAAGCTGACATGGTAAAGTACAGCAAAAGAAATGGGCATTTATCTCAACTCCAGTCTGACTTCATAAGATTGATACTCCATTCTAAATGGCAAGTGACTAGAATAAGATAACACTAACAAAGTGACGAGTACAGAGTACTAAACACATTGACGAGAATAAATAGCACTAATTACGGCTTTAGATACAAACTTGTTTGGGGTGGACACCTTGCTGCTCATTTCCCGCGCAAACTGTAGGTGAGTGATTCTGCAAGCTTTAAAAAACACTCCAAACCCCTAGTGCCCCCAGGAAAACCTCCTTGTTTACAGGTCCGAaccaaaatgaaaagaaaaaaatgcaAAATAATGTAAGAGTCAAATTTGTTGAGAGGAGGGCACAACAGTCTAGGGGGCAAGACAAGTTCAGAAATCAACAAAGGTAAAGGAAGCTCTTAAATCTTGGAATTTGTCAAACACTCTCTTCTTCATGCTCTGTATCAAGGATACAAGAGCACAAGTCAGCTGCAGAAAAAGCTGAATTTCTTTCCAGGGGCCCTTGTACGCCAGTAGCATTTCTCCAATTGGCCTTTAGACATGACACTGCacattgaaaattttgttctAGTCAATCCAATGGTGAAAAAAAGGTGGGATGGTGGGATAGTATGAAACAGAAAAACGTGAAATATAAATGCAGAAAGGACAGTGCCAAGCTGTAAAGACATTGCTCCTAAAAGCAGGAAATAAAAGACAAATGTGACGTACAAGCACAAAAGAGGAATCGTCAAGCTTAAATAAGTTGTGCCCAAAACTGCAGTAAAGAGAGCGCAACTACCAAATCAGATGAATGGAGCCAGTTTAATCATATCAGTTAATTTTACCGCTATAGGAGGTTTAACACGAATGTTCAAAAGTGCAAGATATATTCCGTACCTCTGAAACATCATGCCGTGTTCCTCATTCTATATAGAACTTCTTTCTGAATGATGGAAGTGACTTTCCAGAAGATTGTCTAAGCTCACAGTCAAACTCAACTTCCAACAGCCGATGGTTTTCTTTAGAGCGATCCATTGAAAAATTAATTGTCATATTATCTCCTTGGCTAACATGTATGGATGGATGTAACAAGAACACCTGCAAATCCAAGAACAGGCAAAGTAAAACCTTGAAAAGAACGAATATTGGAAGCAATAAAGTAAATTATAGCTTTAGACAAGCTCTGAGAACTTGGCCAAAGTTAATACAAACATTTAGATAGAATAGGAGTGGATACAGAGATTCATATAGCCAACCCAAACTAATTGAGATGGATGTGTAGTAATGTATGTATGTAACTTGTGTGCAATAAATCTGATGAGATTTTTTAAGAGGATACTGACAAATTGCGGATTCATCATTCTAAGTTACAAACAGGATAGACAATTTAACTTCAAACAAAAGATGAAGTAACGGGtaacaactttcattttataACAAGCCAGAATGAGGATGGGGAATCACACACCAGTCATATTTTTCATATGCATCGATATACGAAGAGCAATCATAATCATCAAACGTGACAAAGCAAGTAcaataattttcttttttattacgTATGGTACATTATACGAGTGAAATAGCCCCAGTAATATGTCAATGGAGGAAAAGAACTCTATTGTTTAGATCTTAGTATGATACTGAATGTCCATTCAACTAAGCCATTCCAGTTGCAAGACAGAGATCATAGTAGGGTACACTAACCTGCTGCCCCCAGTGTGTCCCAAGGTCTTCACTTGGAGCTGTTGTCAACTCAATCTCCTGTTTAGCTGGATTCTCCTTGCGTCCCTGAGGTGACAAAATCAAAGTGAGTTTAAAATAATATTAATTTGCACTCACTACAATGAAAGGCACAGTAAGGACAACTTACTCGAAAGTGGACATCAAACCATCCACCAAACCCACAGAATCGTGTATTTTCTGCAGTAATGAATGATGAGACGTTTGCCTGAAGACTGAGTATGTCATTCACACTTGTTGTTAAACAATCAATCTCCTTTATGACAGCAGGTTTTCCAATTAGTTGATTTGGATGAAGGTTGTTCCACAATGATGTCTACATAAAACGTTAGTATGGTCTTTTAGATGTTCAAGGAGCCAAGAAAATGAGAAATCCATCAATGAAAATAGTAAGACTGAGAAGTGCAGTGACTTCTTATAGTACATAAAATAAGAAAGAAGAGTATTAAAGCCATTTTTGACAGAAATTGTTGACTTCTTCCATGTGAGTGACCTCCCTTTTTTAGTTTGGCGTTCACATCAAAAGAAAATGTCTCTCAAGTCACCTCCATTCGCCTCATGTCCCTAACTGAATTTCCATGTGTGATTATACTCATCCAACAGACTATCACACACAATGTAACAGAGggtgtatttttatttttcaaccaTAAGAAGCTATTTTTATATAGACAAGTTCAGTATGAAAAAAGATATTTGACAAAAACTAATGTATCAATCAATCTGATCTTTTTAAGGTTTCTAGTCATTACTGCACAGTTTCACTTATCAAAGCTGTCGAACAAACCTCAAGAACGCGGAAAACAAATGCATTATCTACAATCATAAATTCATAAACACAATAAAACGAGCAGGCCAGCACAATGGCAGCTTATACATTGatgaatttgatttttttttttcaatggaAGAGGAATACTTGCTAAAAGCTCAGTATTATGCAGAAGTAAAATAAGTGCCACTAGAAAGATGATATAAACCATAATTAAGAAATGATTATAATGAACCAAACAGTTTGCATAAACGAAAAGGAAATAACACCAACATGTAGATAGTATTTTTTCTGCTCGTCTGTGAAAGGCTTAGTCAGACTGCCCATATCCACACCATAAAATGTTTTAGTTTCATTGACAAAATGGGACCAATCAACCATGGCTCTATCATAATCAATCTTCTTTTGATCCACTAACCCAGAGCGGATTGGTGCAACCCAGATTCGAGCATGGCTTGGGTACCTGGAAAAGCAGAGAGCTTCTTGAAACAAAAGACAGACATGCAGAAACAATTTGTGACTAAATATGTACTACTAAAACACCACTAGCAGATATCTCAAATCGATATGATTAATATTTTTTGAAGAAGGATGATTAATATTTTTATAATTctaaaaagaaaaatttccaTGCAGGGAGTCAATGCACGAgcatttcttcttttttcttttctttttgaaggATTACAACGTTCATGCTTCTAAAAAGTAAGGGGGTGGAGTTTTGGGAAGAAACTTGAGTAAGTCGAAAGGATCTTGTATGGGAATCACGGTTTTTCTCCAACAGTGAAGGTTGCTCTGGGGGGAGGAGGGGGTGTCCTCCTTCACTCATTCCAGTCAAGCTTCTTCATTATAGTGCGCTCTCATATGCAATGTCCCAATAAGTTTCTAAGCTTATTCCCAATGCTAGAACATGATCATACCTCATGCATCACCAAATGATTAGAGTAATTGATGGTTCGTCTTCCTTTAAAGAGCATTAACTTTCTTCAATACAAAATACTCTATTGCAGTTTATGAGGTTCAATTCCACTATACCTAAAAGAGGAGTCAGTTTAATTTATATATGCTCCCTCTGTTTTATTTTATATGAATTATCACTGTTTGGGGAGTTGAGCCATTTTCGATGACCACAATTTTATTATTAATACTTTAAATAATAAAAAGTGTTACTTACAGTACTTTTAtattgtttc
Encoded proteins:
- the LOC132640964 gene encoding protein arginine N-methyltransferase PRMT10, translated to MGSSSNGNGVAPNNVDKGVDYANYFCTYSFLYHQKEMLSDRVRMDAYYNSIFQNKHHFAGKAVLDVGTGSGILAIWSAQAGARKVYAVEATKMAEHARELVKTNGLEHVVEVIEGSMEDITLPEKVDVIISEWMGYFLLRESMFDSVICARDRWLSSNGVMYPSHARIWVAPIRSGLVDQKKIDYDRAMVDWSHFVNETKTFYGVDMGSLTKPFTDEQKKYYLHTSLWNNLHPNQLIGKPAVIKEIDCLTTSVNDILSLQANVSSFITAENTRFCGFGGWFDVHFRGRKENPAKQEIELTTAPSEDLGTHWGQQVFLLHPSIHVSQGDNMTINFSMDRSKENHRLLEVEFDCELRQSSGKSLPSFRKKFYIE